The Mus caroli chromosome 9, CAROLI_EIJ_v1.1, whole genome shotgun sequence DNA window CTTGCTTCCTTCATCTGAGGAGGATTCCATTCTATGTTATGAACCCAGATCTTGGATCTTATGGTTAAATATAAATCTAAGCCAATAATCTGAGATCAAAGAATGACAGACATATAGACTGGtaataatgtttaatattttacctTGGGTCAAAAAGAAACACATCTAAGCTTGCTCTTAAAAGGATCTTCCTGATTAGGGCATAAATGCACTGTGATAAAATCCTGTCGTCATTAAACAGTTCACTGAACTAACTTAGATCCCAGAAGTACATGATGCACATGAATCTTATAATTGATACCGTAGTTCACCTTACATGTGTTATCCTGGGTCACAATCGGCCTGGCTATTAGGAAAGTTTGGTCCATGGTTATTCAGCAGTGTTACGGTGAGGAAACATAGTCAATCGCTTTGCGCTGAAACAGAACCAGTGGTGGTCACTCGCGAGAGCCGAACTCTCGGCTCTGTCTAGGAACACTCTGGCCAAGATGGGCAAGGACCAGGGGAAAGTCTAATCCAAATGAAGCTTTGCTTGAAGAAGAATGATCCCGGCACACGTCTCTGAAACTAAGTTAGGAGAAAGAGCACTAATTTCTCTGGCCTCTTGAGTAGTAAGAAAAATAGTCACATGAATGTGACTTTCTGAACACCTTTGAGTCGGTGagtttgagccgggcgtggtggcgcatgcctttaatcccagcactcgagaggcagaggcaggtgggtttctgagttcgaggccagcccggtctacaaagtgagttccaagacagccagggctatacagagaaaccctgtctcgaaaaactaaaaaaaaaaaaaaaaagaatagtggcTCCTCCTGGGTACGatcttttgtgttttctattcTAAATGTAATTTGCTTTGTAGTTGACATAGGCTTTACTGTGTGGAGGGGCATAAACAGCTCTAAGAGGAGAGATTCTTATCATTTGTTTTGAAGGCAGATTTCATTCACTCtatagagttgtttttttttttttctttgtctctttgtctctttttcacCATTATAATCTGGCATCGTTTCATACTCTTATTGTGGATTGTTTCAGTGACTCGGAATCAAATGGCTTTTCCCTGAGACTGCTTTGCTCCTACGATCTTAGTGATCAAGATGAACTCTGCTGGCCTTGACGGCTCAGGAGCATTTACAGACAAGTCCCGAACAGAAGGGAAAAGATCCCTCTAGTGCCTGCTCTGATGTGATTGGCACATTGCTTGTACATCCATACACTCAGATGCTGACACGCCTTGCTTTTCAGGATTCattaggttgaaaaaaaaaaaaaacccactaaataGGAAGTAATATAACTAAAGTGAGTCCTtaacagaagaaggaaaggctTCTGTAGACGCTGAGCTGCAGCACTTTGAATAATACTTATTTCTGTGTCTGATCTGATTTTTATTAGGGAGTATTTCACCAATAAATGCACAACTGATTTGtatttatcataaaatatgtACACTAATATGTCTGTTATAAGGCAAAGtcttagaaaaatataaacactttAAAGAGTGCATttatccccatcaaaattccaactcaattcttcaaggaattagaaggggcaatctgcaaattcatctagaacaacaaaaaaccaggatagcaaaaactcttctcaaggataaaagaacctctggtggaatcaccatgcctgacctaaagctgtactacagagcaattNNNNNNNNNNNNNNNNNNNNNNNNNNNNNNNNNNNNNNNNNNNNNNNNNNNNNNNNNNNNNNNNNNNNNNNNNNNNNNNNNNNNNNNNNNNNNNNNNNNNNNNNNNNNNNNNNNNNNNNNNNNNNNNNNNNNNNNNNNNNNNNNNNNNNNNNNNNNNNNNNNNNNNNNNNNNNNNNNNNNNNNNNNNNNNNNNNNNNNNNNNNNNNNNNNNNNNNNNNNNNNNNNNNNNNNNNNNNNNNNNNNNNNNNNNNNNNNNNNNNNNNNNNNNNNNNNNNNNNNNNNNNNNNNNNNNNNNNNNNNNNNNNNNNNNNNNNNNNNNNNNNNNNNNNNNNNNNNNNNNNNNNNNNNNNNNNNNNNNNNNNNNNNNNNNNNNNNNNNNNNNNNNNNNNNNNNNNNNNNNNNNNNNNNNNNNNNNNNNNNNNNNNNNNNNNNNNNNNNNNNNNNNNNNNNNNNNNNNNNNNNNNNNNNNNNNNNNNNNNNNNNNNNNNNNNNNNNNNNNNNNNNNNNNNNNNNNNNNNNNNNNNNNNNNNNNNNNNNNNNNNNNNNNNNNNNNNNNNNNNNNNNNNNNNNNNNNNNNNNNNNNNNNNNNNNNNNNNNNNNNNNNNNNNNNNNNNNNNNNNNNNNNNNNNNNNNNNNNNNNNNNNNNNNNNNNNNNNNNNNNNNNNNNNNNNNNNNNNNNNNNNNNNNNNNNNNNNNNNNNNNNNNNNNNNNNNNNNNNNNNNNNNNNNNNNNNNNNNNNNNNNNNNNNNNNNNNNNNNNNNNNNNNNNNNNNNNNNNNNNNNNNNNNNNNNNNNNNNNNNNNNNNNNNNNNNNNNNNNNNNNNNNNNNNNNNNNNNNNNNNNNNNNNNNNNNNNNNNNNNNNNNNNNNNNNNNNNNNNNNNNNNNNNNNNNNNNNNNNNNNNNNNNNNNNNNNNNNNNNNNNNNNNNNNNNNNNNNNNNNNNNNNNNNNNNNNNNNNNNNNNNNNNNNNNNNNNNNNNNNNNNNNNNNNNNNNNNNNNNNNNNNNNNNNNNNNNNNNNNNNNNNNNNNNNNNNNNNNNNNNNNNNNNNNNNNNNNNNNNNNNNNNNNNNNNNNNNNNNNNNNNNNNNNNNNNNNNNNNNNNNNNNNNNNNNNNNNNNNNNNNNNNNNNNNNNNNNNNNNNNNNNNNNNNNNNNNNNNNNNNNNNNNNNNNNNNNNNNNNNNNNNNNNNNNNNNNNNNNNNNNNNNNNNNNNNNNNNNNNNNNNNNNNNNNNNNNNNNNNNNNNNNNNNNNNNNNNNNNNNNNNNNNNNNNNNNNNNNNNNNNNNNNNNNNNNNNNNNNNNNNNNNNNNNNNNNNNNNNNNNNNNNNNNNNNNNNNNNNNNNNNNNNNNNNNNNNNNNNNNNNNNNNNNNNNNNNNNNNNNNNNNNNNNNNNNNNNNNNNNNNNNNNNNNNNNNNNNNNNNNNNNNNNNNNNNNNNNNNNNNNNNNNNNNNNNNNNNNNNNNNNNNNNNNNNNNNNNNNNNNNNNNNNNNNNNNNNtgcatatgtatcaaaagatggcctagtcggccatgactggaaagagaggcccattggacttgcaaactttatatgccccagtacaggggaacgccagggccaaaaagtgggagtgggtaagtaggggagttggggggggagtgtattggggactttttggatagtattggaaatgtaaatgaggaaaatacctaataaaaaaaatgaaaaaaagagtgTGCATTTATAATAGCTTAATAGAGGAAAATGTTTACTATGATTAAATACAATACAAAATAATGCCAGTGTTAAGcctgaaattttcaaaaagatCAAATCCATGATCGTCCAATTAAAGGAAGCTGTACTTTGGGGTGCACTTGGGACTGGTCAGCTAGCTGTTTTACCCTAAGAGAACAGCCCCTGCTGGCTTCTTGAAGTCCCTTTTATAGGAAACATAAGGTGTTCACAGAGGTGAGAGAGATCTGTTAGAAAGATACAATGGAAGAGAAGGATCATGGGTAAGGATATACATCGTATAAATGGGGTTGCAAGAAGTTTACATCAGAGCTAAGAAACAGGAActtcttaattacaaatagaaaTCTTAACTTGCATGAACTAAACACAGGATAAACAGAAACATTTGTAGTTTAACTGCAAACAGAAACCTTAACCTGCACAGGACAGACAAGAACTTCTTCTCAATTACCAATACATACCTTAACTTGAAAGAATTTAACATAAAACAACCAGGAATTTACTCTTAACTATCTTAACTGCAAACAAATCCCTTAACCTGCAAGATACATTGTCCCCATTTTGGTCTCCCACCAGCTTGCTAGGTATGTTGCTCACGGCAACTTAAATGATGTATGGTGACTTGTCTAAAGTTGCAGACTAAGGTACTTTTGGTACCCTGGGTCTAGCCCTGGCCTCCATCCTTCATATTATAAGGAGATCACTGGGTCCTGGCTTGGCTCGCACCCTCTCTGGGACCATAAGATAAATGTCAGCATTGGTTTGCAACAGTAGCTTTGCCtcctaataaataaaatcttgctTGCTTGGCTCAAGCCTTGGTGTAGtaggactcaggagacagggtCTGGGTCCAAATCCCTGCACTAAGTGACCAGGGTCTTGTCTTGATTTCTTCAGTGTCCtcacttataaaacaaaaatagtgaaAATGCCATCCCTGTAAAGTTTATATAAGTATTTATTAATTGATGTCCTGTGCCTGATAAATAGGAAGTACTATATTACAGTGGTTTTCTTGAAAATAAGTCAACAGTTAATATATCATCTATTAATATTGTATAGAACTTTGAATTCCACATATCACCCAAATTTATCCACTAAGTGTTTATACATTCAATGGTACTGAACTTTTATCTGTAGTgatattttctgaacagaacagctgAGAAACCACATACCATGCTCAGGCTTATTTGTATTACAGTCTCATAATGTGAATAACCATTGAACTATTACAGTAACCTTGTGGTGTAAAAGAAATAGACATGAACTAATAATTCTCAGCTTGCCTAGTGACTCAATGGCAAGCATATATTGTGacctacattatttttttctgttattagcCCATGTTGCACAAAGAGTAAATAGACTGTAGATATACAGAGAGGACCTGGTTAAAATTTATTAGGAAAATAtgactgtgtgtatgcatgcacacacaggagtgtgtgtgaaggtttgtgtgaaggtgtgtgtgtgtgtgtgtgttcatttgcatgtggaggctagaagtcAACTTTGTATGTGGTTCCTCAAGAGCTTTCCaccttgttttgtgtgtatgtgttcatatatgtgtgggtgAGCATGTAGGTGAGTTATTATGTGTGTGGTGGCTAGAGATCAATATTGAGTGTCTTCCTAATTGGCTTTCTACCCTTtttattaatgtatgtatgtatgtatgtatgtatgtatgtatgtatgtataaatggtgtgtgtgcgtgGGATGCACATGAgagtttgtgcatatatgtgcacacacacacacacacacacacacacacacacacacggagaggcCCAAATTGGCATTGGGTTCTGACTGGCAACTTCTAAAAAGGAAAACTATTCATTGGGTCTAGCTTAAAGTTCAGAGGTCTAGGCTAttttatcatggtgggaagcctgGCGGCATGGtagctagagaggtagctgagagttctacattcagatcAGCAGGCGGCCGGAagaggcctggcttgagcatctgaaacctcaaagctcccctagtgacacactttctccaacaaggtcagacctactccaacaaagccacaactccaaatagtgccactccctggggcctttgggggccattttcattcagactgCCACACTGGGTAAGCACTTGTTTGACTGAGATCTCTACCTTTCAGACAGttatgttttgtatatattatgtttatgtgtgcatgagtatagACGTGAGTAGTGTTCATGTGGTCAAAGGTCAACTCTCAGGTGTCCTTTGTCACCTTCCACCTTTTAAAAGCAGGGTTGCTATCATTTTACAGAATATTTCATGGTGGCTGGCTCAAGAGAGCTTTTGCCTattcttgcctccacttcccctgTTGCTGTAGGAGTCCTGGGGTTATAGATGgatgccatcacacccagcttttgtatatgggttctagggattgaggtcatcaggcttgcatgactgctgagccatcaccccaacttctgccttattttttgtGACCgggtatctcactgaacctgaagctcccAGTTTGGCTACACTGGTTGCctactgagttccaggaatcccttatctctgcctccccagtgataGGATTACAGATCCAGGTCACCATACCTTGCCTTTTACACCTGTACTCAGGATCCAGTGTTCCTGTTTATGTAGCAATCCCTCTGAATGACTGAGCTGACATTCTGATCCCTATCTTGCTGTTTGAGGCCAGGTCTTCCTGGAATCAGGAGTTTCCATTCAGGCTAGGGGGGCTAGCCATGAGCTCCAGTACCCCACCCACTTATCCCTGCTCTCCCTTCCTTCACTGCCGGGATTGGAAATTCATGAACTAGTCTGGTTTCTTTCTGGAGACTGAATCCACgtcttcatgcttgtacagtGAACATTCTACTGACTGAGTTATCTCCTCGCCCCCCAAATAGAGCTTTATACCCTTAAAGATATaataagaaaggagagaaaactgcATTACAGTCTGGTAAAAGCCATATGATCATTTAAACACTATCAAGATTCATGTTCtattagccaggtggtggtggtggcgtgctcctttaatcctagcagttgagtggcagaggcaggcagatctaagtttgaggccagcctgctctatatataaagagctcccaggatagccagggctacacggagaaagcctgtcttaaaaggccaaaaaggaaaaaaaaagattaatgttatatttataataataaaatataattctcaGAAGAGGAATTTTAATGACTCTAATTGttacaaaattacaaaatcatATACAACAATTAATTTACCTTCTCCTTTAGTTTTAGACGATTTGGACAACAAGCTGGCCCAGGAGCAGTCTTCAGGCTTGATGAATACCAGAGTGCCATTCAACTACGGATCAAGAACACAGTTCAAGCTGTCTCACAGAAACAGTCATGGTCATGGCACAGGAAGGCAACAGAACTACCACAGTGAAACTTCCAACATGTCTATCTATAACATCCTGAGACCTGGAGCCCCTAGAGAAGGCTTTAAAACCTTTTCTCCTAGGACAAAGACGATTTATGACATGTATAGGACCAGGGAGCCCAGAGTCTTAAAGGAAGACTTCATGCAAAAGAATGCATTTGGGAGTGCATCTCTGTGCTTCGACAGCCGGCAACGATCAGCCTCGCCTGCCGCAGGGAGTTTCACTGCTAGGAGTTTACACTTTCCAGCCGATACTCAAAACAAGAGTAGTTTTACAGCAGTGAGACACCAGCAAAGCCCCAAAAGGACTCCTTTATCTTCCATCATATGGAATAGGTCAGATGCTTCTAGACATAGGCAGAATCAAGAAGAGTCACTGGGGGTACCAGCACCAATGGACATTGACCCCGCAGAGCAATATGTGTCTCCTAGGTGTTTTCAGGAAAgtaggaggtatgagatgtgccATTCACTGAACGCTTACCAAAGCTACCCTTTAAACGTCCCTGTGGCTAATGCAATGAGTCCTGACACGTTGGAGAACTCAGAGAATATGCCATTCTACCGTCAGGGTAACCCATTTGCAAGGTCTTTCTTTAGCAGTACCTTCAGgcagagcagagaacagagattCGGACAGAATTCTTTTTGGAGCCGACAGGAAGAGTACTCTCCCTGGCCTGACATTCCCCAGAGCAGGGACCCGTTCCCTTCTTCTGACAAggactttgaaatgttttctgttgAAGCAAACAGGGCGCCATCTGTTTGCAGCCAAGGTGTCCCTTCTCAGCACTGGAGGTCACATTCTTCCGGCCATGGAACATACGTTTTCAGAGGCCGAGAAGATTCGCATTGCTGGCGATCTGATTTTCAAACATCCCCACTGGAGAGCATGGACACCTCACATGTTAATGAGAACCAACGTCCACCCCATTTTGTCACACCAGTTGGGTTTTCTATAACTGACTCAAGCTGCCACCTCCAATCTTCCAGGCTGGACTCTCAGCAGGGCCACTTCCCTATAGAAGAAGCTGTAGACGAGGACCCTTATTTGTTTGGCAAGGCTCAGACCCCAGCATCTTCATTCAGAACTCCCTACCCCCTCAGTCCTAATGATGGAAGGGAGTCTCAGAGTTCCAGCTTCCCGGATTCCACAGCTACTTTGCAGAAAATAATCCCCAATAAGCCAGACTCTCTTCCAATAAGAAACTGTACAGAAGTTCCTGTGGCCTGTAACCATTCTATTGACTCGCTGTCTCTTACTGACACCCAGCCCAACATCCCAGTCACAGAAACGAACAGTGAGAAAGATATGGATGTGTCTGTTTCAAAGGATGAACAGCTAAACAAGATGGACCAGAAGAGCAGGCCAACTGGGTTACCCCAATATGTTTTACATACAGTGATCTCTAATGATTTACCTGACTTTCAAAATACCCATTCTCGGGACTCAGCCCAAAATGACAGGTATGGTTTTAATGCACCTGCCACAGAACGTTCCAGAAGATCACCCAGGGTCTTCTCCAGAAAGGGTACTTCCCAAATTCATACAACACAAAGAGATCAAAGCAACAAACTGAGCAAAAATAAGTGTTTTGGGGGGGACAGGAGACTTGACTCAGCAGCGTCTCCGCCTTTCATCCAAGAAAGTGGAACACCGACATCTCTTCCCAGCCCAAATCAAGGTTGTCACCAGAAAACAGGAAGTAATGAAGAGAGTTCAAGCACCATTAAAAACAGCCATTGGTGCTTTGAGCCCACTGCTAACCAAAAATCACAGCCTTCCGGGGAGCCTGCTCTTTTAGATCTTGAGCAAAGTCCTTCCACTCATTCTACCAATGACAGCAAGCTAGCCACCGGGCACAGCGTCTCACGAGCTCCTTTACATGTGGCATCAGATGCACCCCAAGATTCTTTCCTTGATGCTCATCTGGTACCTTCCACTACAGTGTTCTCCAGGAGCCTTTCAGACCAAGATCCAGgtcaagaacaaagagaagagaaagacaaagctaCCAAGAGCCAAGATAATCAGCTGGCTGTAAATTCTACAGACAACCAAGAGAATCATGACGGTCCTGCACTTCCACACGATGCTGTTCACTGCCACCCATACTCTCCCTTCAagaatgggagggggaagggaagagttaGGCGCCGTGTGTCCTGTATTGAGAAGCTAACCAAAACAGAGCGTACAGTGGCACCCACAAGAGAAGGTAGTGGCTGTGCTGAGGACCAAAGAAGCATCAAAGATCCTGAGCTCAGCACAGTCTATTGCACCTTGCCAAGAAAACCAGCCAGCTTTCTCATTcacagcagacagcaggaaagTAAGGGAACGGTTGCTTCCATTAGGAATGGGCCACTTCCcttccaaataaaaaataaagccgAAGTTCCCACAGGAAAGGGCACATCTGACAAGACCAGTTCTCCTGAATCAATAAGTGATGCTGCAAATGCAGTCTCGGGGACACCCAAAGCCACTAAGAAGATGACAGATATGAAAGCCATTAGATCGGCTTCAGTTAGGAAAGGGCCACTCCCTTTCCTCATCAAGAGGGCAATCTCGTGTCCTTCAGGGGAGCCATGTAGCTTGGCTGAAAGCGATGACAGACAGAAGTCATCAGTCCTGGGCATGGATGCTTCTCCTGGAACACCCAGGCCTGGAGGGAGAATCTTTAACTCTCTGGAAGGTGAACCATCATTTATAGAGAGTACTTTCTCTGAAAAG harbors:
- the Exph5 gene encoding exophilin-5 isoform X2, translated to MREESGMPPPWDASLLESEFFQVLDDLDNKLAQEQSSGLMNTRVPFNYGSRTQFKLSHRNSHGHGTGRQQNYHSETSNMSIYNILRPGAPREGFKTFSPRTKTIYDMYRTREPRVLKEDFMQKNAFGSASLCFDSRQRSASPAAGSFTARSLHFPADTQNKSSFTAVRHQQSPKRTPLSSIIWNRSDASRHRQNQEESLGVPAPMDIDPAEQYVSPRCFQESRRYEMCHSLNAYQSYPLNVPVANAMSPDTLENSENMPFYRQGNPFARSFFSSTFRQSREQRFGQNSFWSRQEEYSPWPDIPQSRDPFPSSDKDFEMFSVEANRAPSVCSQGVPSQHWRSHSSGHGTYVFRGREDSHCWRSDFQTSPLESMDTSHVNENQRPPHFVTPVGFSITDSSCHLQSSRLDSQQGHFPIEEAVDEDPYLFGKAQTPASSFRTPYPLSPNDGRESQSSSFPDSTATLQKIIPNKPDSLPIRNCTEVPVACNHSIDSLSLTDTQPNIPVTETNSEKDMDVSVSKDEQLNKMDQKSRPTGLPQYVLHTVISNDLPDFQNTHSRDSAQNDRYGFNAPATERSRRSPRVFSRKGTSQIHTTQRDQSNKLSKNKCFGGDRRLDSAASPPFIQESGTPTSLPSPNQGCHQKTGSNEESSSTIKNSHWCFEPTANQKSQPSGEPALLDLEQSPSTHSTNDSKLATGHSVSRAPLHVASDAPQDSFLDAHLVPSTTVFSRSLSDQDPGQEQREEKDKATKSQDNQLAVNSTDNQENHDGPALPHDAVHCHPYSPFKNGRGKGRVRRRVSCIEKLTKTERTVAPTREGSGCAEDQRSIKDPELSTVYCTLPRKPASFLIHSRQQESKGTVASIRNGPLPFQIKNKAEVPTGKGTSDKTSSPESISDAANAVSGTPKATKKMTDMKAIRSASVRKGPLPFLIKRAISCPSGEPCSLAESDDRQKSSVLGMDASPGTPRPGGRIFNSLEGEPSFIESTFSEKELAQEPTGKGSELRAPRMGSLTSSKKTPERLCATGSGKESGKALHKFKTTSMFSVSGDEENMSCLEVVSIYYTLPRKPSKKFCSLLQQYAQGTDSLRDAFQGETKAPPNALEIDELNCPAQTQSGIPPPQDPKMQVDSAPCHLSHSPESKVVSQLPDRETSKSTLEEMASVGPDVSLHREEPTIKEISPSNVSKTAIDDSLSREEREKELLRQILRAPLLHQEKGAGKEDTKSHQQPSKGGSSGPSGLPSRSEDNVENSQTRRDSGTCAGGMATGNGQYPWRDHVAAVVGDRSSRSQLRETSGSTGSDCQNQTDKMLSDSESQAFALTPALCKLQLAEEAQPGGAGLQSEASQAGSQETNTAEMRKVEDEEHMLTRDQTLLPRGNNKNKTNTDETKDRYSGKHRLAAISKASKKIPAKDLSPRKHVATIFSQSESKSGFRRLSLYRPEDNPLSPEHTVKATESTDESSQMNVNKSETLLQETTASSPGPPGQPCHQKSASILQPHLNGSHSVLETPPKSEDSKAHISGELGAPAQLTLTSPLEKGAGHQQRLSPPFPLEPTQKSTRNSHCQLRHRSAPSPESEPEPHLYRSKSLKNFNVQSDLLCASHPPKARGRHFSENTSIDNALSQLSLEDGSFSNSGYNRRFKSFSELPASYESESWTSYSNRTRGPKSTSSISRPIDYGIFGKEQQLAFLENVKRSLTQGRLWKPSFLKNPGFLKDDVLNTSNLSQSELGTSPAGQVPEDGVFPSEPLNIYKDDPVEPLDSDWDTDTTTDDEYYLDEKDKESEL